The Stieleria maiorica genome includes the window CCACCGATCCGAAGTTGGTCTGCATCGACATCGCCCCATACGGCAACACGCAAGCACCCGATCGCCAGGACATCCTGAACATCGGAGGCTTCAGCGACGCAGTGTTCAACGTCGTTAGTAACTTCCTAGAGTCCGACACCAACCGTTTCGTCCGCGAGGTCGAAGCCGTTGAACTGTAGGACGATAGGCTAAATAGCAAAACGCCCGTGACGGAGATCTCTGTCGCGGGCGTTTTCTCGTAGTGGACGAGGCGACGAGTTCCTTCGATCCGTGAAAGTTACATCACCCGCCCGCTTGCGGGAGGGTCGGACGCGGTAGCGGCCGGGGAGGGCACCCTCTCCTCGCTTAGGCTCGACTCTCCCTCGAGGGAGAGTGAAATTGTGTGCGGTTCGTTATCGCTTGCTCACGGTACAATCTCAGTCATGAAATCTAAAGATAAACTCGTCTCCACCAGCAAATTCCTCAGCTTGGTCCTGCGGCATCGGCCCGAAGTGATTGGTGCAAAGCTAGACCCTGAAGGTTGGCTCGCGATCGACGAATTGATTGCCCAAGCAAACTCCCATGGAAAGGCATTAACGCTGGAACTGCTTCACGAAGTGGTTGCGACGAACGACAAGAAGCGTTTCGCCTTGAGCGACGATGGATTGCGCATCCGCGCCAGCCAGGGTCACTCGGTCTCCGGTGTCGAACTCAACCTCGAACAGCAGACGCCTCCCGAGGTTCTCTACCACGGAACTGTCGCGGCATTTCTCGACAGCATTCGAGCGACCGGTCTGCAAAAGCGATCACGTCACCACGTCCATCTTTCGCCCGATGAAGAAACCGCGACCAAAGTTGGATCGCGGCGAGGCAAGCCCATCATCTTGAGAGTCGCAGCCGAAACCATGCATCGTGACGGCCACCAATTCTATCTCTCCGCCAACGGAGTCTGGCTCGTCGACGCCGTCCCACCGATCTACCTGACTTTTACAGAATGATTGGCTGATGGATACTCCTGATCTCTCTCAATTTAATTTCACAATCACAGTCGACGATGTCGCCACCGCGATCAAAAAGGTGAATGCGTATTCGACCGAACAAAGAATCAGTCGTTTTGATGATGTTGCGGCCAAGCAAGGCAATGTGATGGGCGCTGCCGTCCAGCTTGGCTCGCTGAAAGTGCCAATGGAATTGGTCGAGGAGAGTCTCTACGTATTACTGGTTCTCTTTGAACTATTTGAAGCTGTTGCCCCAGCCATGCCAACGGTAAGCCAAAAGACGGTGCAGGATTCATTTGAAAAATATGCTGCGATGATTCGATTCTACGACGAAGAGTCTCCCCGCGAGATCCAGCGATTGTCGCAGGCTCAGTGGAAGAAATTCCAGGAGCATGCAGTCCTCGCCTTTGTCGTTAACCACTTGAAGGAAAAACTCATCGGCATCAATCACGAAACCGAGTTGGTTCGTCAGTGCTGCATGGTTATGACGCAGTCATTCGTTTCAACTTACGTTGAATCGCGAGGGAATTAGAAACTTCAGTACGGTTGAATGCATAGTAATTCGTTTTTTTGAAGATGACTGTAGGTGGGGGCCAATGAATGAAGCGAGATGCGATCGGTGGATGCATTCTGGGGACTGCGGTCGGGGATGCGCTAGGTCTACCCTATGAAGGCGTATCGCCAAAGCGAGCTGCTAGGCTGCTTGGTCCACCCGATCGGTACCGATTCTTCTTTCGTCGCGGAATGATCTCCGACGACACCGAACACACCTGCATGGTCGCTCAATCGTTGATTGACGCGGGTGGCGAAGTTCCAAAATTCACGCGTACTTTTGCAAGACGGTTGCGGTGGTGGATTCTGGCATTGCCGGCCGGGGTTGGCAAAGCGACGGCGCGGTCGGGGATCAAGTTGTGGCTCCGGGCAAGTCCCGAGAGGTCAGGTGTA containing:
- a CDS encoding RNA 2'-phosphotransferase, encoding MKSKDKLVSTSKFLSLVLRHRPEVIGAKLDPEGWLAIDELIAQANSHGKALTLELLHEVVATNDKKRFALSDDGLRIRASQGHSVSGVELNLEQQTPPEVLYHGTVAAFLDSIRATGLQKRSRHHVHLSPDEETATKVGSRRGKPIILRVAAETMHRDGHQFYLSANGVWLVDAVPPIYLTFTE